One genomic window of Paramormyrops kingsleyae isolate MSU_618 chromosome 20, PKINGS_0.4, whole genome shotgun sequence includes the following:
- the slc35g1 gene encoding solute carrier family 35 member G1, with protein sequence MEVVSKGTASADDGDGVFSISPNEEEDVRVQVSHTAAGEEELAAEIIILPDRKSHVSSDGDAARAFLDHPKSEVSSAKLCHRFKYCGNESDPEAADTRGSLVSEAPGKRRGCPGLGLFYALLASTFFSIVALLVKKVEGVHAVEISAIRCFFQMTFVLPALIYYKTGFLGPRGQRIFLFLRGILGSNAMILLYYAVQQMPLADATVIVFSNPVFTTVLAWIFLKEKCTIWDFVFTIFTLTGVILIARPPFLFGSDASGIEGEYTNHIKGTIAAFMSAAGAACTLVVLRKMGKNVHYYLSVWYYAVIGLIECLIALFVIDEWTVPFCGWDRWILMAIGVLGIAGQTFLTKALQIEKAGPVALMRTIDVVLAFFFQFTFLGRSPTWLSLGGALCVISSTTGVAVKKWYSSTRKH encoded by the exons ATGGAAGTTGTCAGCAAAGGAACGGCCAGTGCGGATGACGGGGACGGGGTTTTCTCCATCAGTCCCAATGAAGAAGAAGATGTTAGGGTTCAGGTTTCGCACACGGCTGCCGGAGAGGAAGAACTCGCGGCTGAAATAATAATTCTCCCAGACCGCAAGTCCCATGTGTCAAGTGATGGGGATGCAGCACGGGCTTTCCTGGATCACCCAAAATCAGAAGTTAGCTCCGCAAAACTATGCCATCGCTTCAAGTATTGCGGGAACGAAAGTGATCCCGAAGCGGCGGACACAAGAGGAAGTTTAGTCTCGGAAG CCCCAGGAAAGCGGAGAGGCTGCCCAGGCCTTGGTCTGTTTTACGCTCTGCTGGCGTCCACTTTCTTCTCCATTGTAGCTCTCCTGGTGAAGAAAGTGGAGGGAGTTCATGCTGTGGAAATCAGCGCCATCCGCTGCTTTTTCCAAATGACATTTGTTCTGCCAGCACTGATTTATTATAA AACCGGCTTCCTAGGACCAAGAGGACAACGGATCTTCCTGTTTCTGAGAGGGATCCTTGGGTCTAATGCCATGATCCTCTTATATTATGCCGTGCAGCAGATGCCACTAGCTGACGCGACCGTCATCGTCTTCAGCAATCCGGTCTTCACCACCGTGCTGGCCTGGATCTTCCTCAAGGAGAAGTGTACAATCTGGGATTTTGTTTTCACCATTTTTACACTGACGGGGGTCATACTAATCGCCAGACCTCCGTTCCTCTTCGGATCAGATGCTTCCGGAATCGAGGGAGAATACACAAACCACATCAAGGGCACCATTGCAGCCTTTATGTCTGCAGCTGGGGCAGCCTGTACTTTAGTGGTGCTCAGGAAGATGGGTAAAAACGTGCACTATTACCTATCTGTGTGGTATTACGCAGTCATTGGTCTCATCGAATGTCTCATCGCGTTATTCGTCATAGATGAGTGGACTGTACCATTCTGTGGGTGGGACAGGTGGATCCTGATGGCGATAGGAGTCCTCGGAATCGCTGGGCAGACATTTCTCACCAAAGCGCTGCAAATTGAAAAAGCAGGACCCGTTGCCCTGATGAGGACGATAGACGTAGTGCTGGCCTTCTTCTTCCAGTTCACCTTTCTTGGCCGCAGTCCAACGTGGTTGAGCTTGGGCGGCGCACTGTGCGTGATAAGCAGCACTACCGGGGTGGCCGTGAAGAAATGGTACAGCAGCACCAGGAAGCACTGA